From the genome of Cuculus canorus isolate bCucCan1 chromosome 4, bCucCan1.pri, whole genome shotgun sequence:
AACGGTCTAGTCTAGATAACTGGATATCAAGAGCTAGCACACATGAAACAGGCCCTTTCCACCAGTGGTGGTTAAAGCTATGACGAAAAGGTGAGGGAAAGTATTCTGGAGCACAGAGGAAGCAACTGGAAAGTTTGCTTAGCTGTGGTGAAATGGGACTATGAATAACTTACATTTAAATGTCTCTGCTTCCAGAACTTGGCAGCTGGCTTGATGTTCAAACTGATCATCTTCACAGAGGAAATTGTGGCAAAAAGAGCAGGCAAATATTCTGCCTCCTAAAAGATTCATCAaggcaaaataaacagcaacagGCATAGGCATTAAGTTCAGCTCTGCAAACAATTTAGGTAGTAGTTTTAACTTCAGACTTTGTCTCCCTTCTGTCACAAATGCTTCAAAAAGTCCTAAATTAGGCACTACCACTCAttattacactgaaaaatacCGTGTATCCTGCAACACAAGACAGCATAAAGCAAGTGTTACTTCTaatccttttcttcattttaatttgactGTGTcataaagtatttttcttaaatcgGATCACAGTCTGTCTCCTTCAGTCAccttccctcccagcccatcAGCTCTTATGCACACAGAAATACACACTTTAAAGGATTCCACAAACGGAGATCAGTGTGTTTGCCAGGCAACTGGGGAATCCAAATGCAGGTGACTGGAGCAGGAATAGCAGAACATTGTCTGTTAACAATCTGATGTGGTGCTTAATTATGTGAAACACTGAGCTGATAGGACAGTTGATACTTTAGATGACCTGAATGTCCTTGAGTTGCGTACTGTATGTTCTAAGACAGGTCATTTACATAAggctcattttaaaaatggggaaaatgccTTGCTTTGAACAAACATACTTAAAAGGACTGATTGGTgaattaaaaatgctattttaagaaTGTAGGTTCAGTAACTTGAGCAATGTGTGTGTGGGGAAATATTGgttagatttaatttttaagtgcGAGCAACCTACCGTGGTCCCAGACACCTCTTTCACACTCAATACATTCTGCATCTGCAAGAGGGCAGATACACGCATGTGTGCTGAGACACTTCCTCCCATGACACACCCAAGCTTCACAGAAATCACAGATTGCACCCTGCAATTACAGAAAGATATCCTGGGAATTCTCGATACCTGGAAAGACACTCTTATTCCATAATCGTCAATGTATTCAGGTATCCATTCTCTCAGTGGGTTCATTCTAGTTAAGTGAGAGAGTATGAATTACATCAGTATTCCTATCAAGGCACTCCACAGTTCATCTTGTTTGCTTCATATTCATTCCTGCAGGATTAAATATAATGCAAACtaacttgtttttctcctgttctgtttttcacattCATATCTTAAATCTTATGCATGAAAACTGTGTCCTCCAGCTGAAACCTGAGGTCCATAAATGATAACAATGTTCTGGCAAAAATGCAATTTCTAAAAAGACCTGAAAAATGCCACTAGATTCTTACAGCTGAAATCgcttattttgattttaaaccATGCTGTATCTGAACACAAGCttagcagagaggaaaaatatgaaatagaaataagatCAAATAAGAAACAGAGTGCATAGATCAATTAGAAATAAGTTTAATTCTCAATTAAACTACAAGATCTATACACCTAATTGCAGCATTTAAGAAAGCTCCTCAGCCTGAATGTAACAAACTACCATGTGTTAGTAATGCAcacaaaactaagaaaacaatGGTGAATCCAATTTAAttgctgaaaaaatattgtgtCAGTGAATGCATGAAATGAGTTTAGTAACTTCAGACTGGAAAGACCGGCTGTGTTACTGAGACGAGCTAGAGGCAGAAACAGGAATGAGGTTTAGTCTATACACCATTTAATCCAGAGGCTATGACACAATATACCTTGCTTCCCAGAAGTAACTAACTTCTCTTTCTAAGAACAGGAATTCAAAGTACAGAATCTATGActagctctgatttttttttaatatttttttttttgttaaataaaattccTCCTTAATACCACTACATAGTTTCTCCTCTATGATACTGATGGTATCTGCAGTACAGATTTCTACAGAGATTGTAGGTTTTAATGGAGACTGGGAATTTGCTGTGGGACACGTAAGCTCCAGTACTGACAATGCTTAGGGCCTGCCAATAACACAGATCTGTCAGCATTCAAGATCTGTCACAGTTGCAGGAGTTGAATctaaaaaatgcaaagtttgGGTTTCCAGTATGAGGGGGAAAAAGTTTGTGATGGTaagatgagaaaacaaacttgGCATGGCATATGCTATCATTCCATAAATCTGTTATCCTTTTCTCAGAAAGATTTGCATAGAATCATCTCATAGTGCAAAAGAGGCCATAACTTTGTATACATACCACCATTGCTAGTCCAGTACTGTACACACCAGCATGTTTTATAACACAGTCTGAAGACTTCATCATGCATTTggtttttcctgtttaaagaaAGGAGGTAATCAGAAAACtacacaaattttaaaaaaaatttagaataaatgTTCATATAATACCAGTACTTCAACCAAACACCTATACTTAATTGTAAATCTaagtaaaaataatgcaaacacAGGTCTGCAACCTGCAAGCCACCTTTACAACTCCCTTAGATCAAATTATTGTTCATTTTCAGCCAAAATCTCTTGCCTCGGTGCTGAGATAATGAGCAAGTGTTGTCTTACTGTATGTTTTCACTGGcaagaatttaaaatgtcaaagcaaaccaaagaacaaaacaaagtaaaagcaaTGACATCTTTAAAAGTTGCATTTTAGACTTCTGCTAGTCTGTCCCACCATAAAAGCAGCACATGTTGTGAGCAAGGCTGAggtcctcttaaaaaaaaacaggtgcACCTGATGATTTACCTACTCACAGGCACTTGCATACTTGACTTTTTGGTAGTGGTGGTTgacttgttttctttacttttgaaACATGTAAGAGATTGCTTCCTAGACAAAATAATTCCCTTTCAGCAAAAAAACGTGGGAGAAAAAGCCACAGTTTGCATTCAAAAGTCATTCTGAGACAAGCAAGCAGGTAGGCTAACAATAACTTTCCCCTACTCCTTGTCACTGACATAAACAGCTCTACCAGAACTACCCACACTCTGTATGCAGTtacacaagcaaaaaaaaatcttgttgcTAGCCCAGGTTACTGCAATGGGCTTTTAGTACTGATTTAAGCTGACCTGCCACAGACCCTTTTGGCGTCTCTGTTACTGCCTGCTTAGGGAAACCAAGCAAAAAGTGCTCCCTGCAAACCTATTCAAGAGCTGACAAAACCACATCGTGctctgaaaatttaattaaatccCAGTATGTCACATTAAACCACGCTTCAGGTTCCTCGCCCTCCAAGTGCCATTTGGTAAGACCCATGGAGGGCTGAGCTGGGCAATGCAAGGTGGGGGGGAGGTCACCGCGTCTGCAGGTCTGCAATACAGTTACCTTGCCCTCATTCTTCAGGGATTTCTCTAGGAAAGATGCTGTTGGGTTAGAGGAGCTGTCACCAGTGCATCAATTAAGCATCAAGCAGCTCTAAAGGTCTTTGTCTTGGAAAACCCTGGGACTCAACATACGGGTGTCAGCTTTGGATGTATAATATACCGTAAGACAGACAGTGTGGTTTTAGTACTGCACTGCATGATGGCAGGAGGAAGACTTAAGAAGGATGGTGCACTGCCACTGCTCACTAACAGCCTGGCTTCTGGAAATGATCAGTACCTGGAGATCCTAACaaaggcactggaagctgcagatgacagcagctctgaaagTCAAATTACAGAACAGCCAAATTGCTTAAGGACAAATTGAAAATCTGTGAGGATGTGTTGAAAtagtaaaacaacaaaattaatctgaaacTATGAAATTATCATCAACATTCCCTGCAAACAagcaggttttgggttttttttaaaaaagaagggggaggaggCATTTTAGCTGGATTGAGAGTCAAGCTCTGTCACAAGAAGTCctttatttctgatttcaaTGTCAGCTCTGTAGTACATACAGATAACATAAGCagcatgttacattacaaaaacCATGCAAGGTGGATAACGTACTGTTGCCTTAATTGATATTAAAGTGATCAGCAACTATACCATCCTCCTCCAAAAGCAGTATTTATCGGTGTCTTGCTGGCAGTCAGAGCCCTTTTAACTTTGCTGTCATTATGAAACAATACCTCACATGGTCAATCAGACGTTCTCAATCCTAAGAGGCAGAGAGACAAATTCTTCCAAAGATCAAGTGCTGAAAGCAAGCCCATGACCCAACCTTGCAAACCTCTGGGGGCCAGAGGCATATGCATTAGTGTAGCATCGAGCAAGATCTCTTCTCAAGGAGGATACACGCATCAGATTTAAAAGAATCTGTTCCGAAAATTGCAAAGGTACTCTAAGACAAAGGCACTCTAATTGCTGAGAGTCTAACAACACAAATGGGACTGAGGATAAcgtgttttccttctttattccTACTTACCACACTGTGCACAAATGGGTAATTTCTGAACAGAGTTACAGAAGTAGCAAAAAGCTCTATTCTTCTGTCGTCTAGGCAcatgagggaggaaaaaagaaagtaagcaTTAAGAGACCTGTAAAAGGTTTGAAACCAATTAACATTAAACCACTAGTtttagaaggggaaaaacacTTACCTTTGGCATTTATCAcattcctgaagaaaagaaataaaatactggtgATTATTTATATTCTaggtaaaatatataaaacttaCAGACTGTACAGCAGCTTTGAATTAAATTTTGATTAGAAACGAAACTTTTCATTCAAGTATTATACCTCTGATGCAAATGTAACCTTAAATATAATATAAAGGAAGGATAGTAGAAAGAATGGCATTCTAGTGGCATTAAATACAGTCAATGTATTATCACTGATTCtacacaatttaaaattaagtattgTAATATAAAGTATTTCAGGTTATTTTACCATTGAAGCATTACAAGGATGTTTGGCTAAATCTATGTTGGCTCTGGAAGCCCTTATCTGCTTTTCACGTTCACGACGGTTTTCAGCTTTCTTACGAGCACCAGTCTTCTTTTTAGGCATTTTTCACTATCtctgtgaggaaaaaatagGTATATAATGAATGCACACAAAATGGATGTATGTCAATGCAGGGATACACATGTCCCTTCCAGCACTAAAATTGGATTTTGGAGTTCCCCTGTTAACTTTTTCATCTCcgctcattttcttttctgaaagtttcttttcaaaaacagaATGAGGGGCCAGTCCTGTAGGAAAAATCATGTGATGAACCATGAAGAATCTTGTGATCTGGAAAGGACTTTGCTGTCTTAAACTTAGCACTTAACCATCTTTGAAGtgttttgccttaaaaaaaaatgctatgatTTGTAGGTTTGTTTGTGATGGGCCTCTCTGGTTTTTGTTTGCCTTGTCTATTTAATAAGGACAATATtaagtttattttctctttcacttctcTCTCATGCTCACTAACTACCTCAATCAGTTATAAAGCATTCTCAGATAAGCAAATCGTGGTGTACTgcaaaaatttaaatttcacCCTTCGTGAAGGCTTAGAAGACAAAACGTCAGTATTACAGACTTAAAAGCTATGAAAATGGGGTGTTTGTACTGCTTATTTATCATTCTAAATTAGCAATA
Proteins encoded in this window:
- the ZNF330 gene encoding zinc finger protein 330, with product MPKKKTGARKKAENRREREKQIRASRANIDLAKHPCNASMECDKCQRRQKNRAFCYFCNSVQKLPICAQCGKTKCMMKSSDCVIKHAGVYSTGLAMVGAICDFCEAWVCHGRKCLSTHACICPLADAECIECERGVWDHGGRIFACSFCHNFLCEDDQFEHQASCQVLEAETFKCVSCNRLGQHSCLRCKACFCDDHVRSKVFKQEKGKEPPCPKCGHETQQTKDLSMSTRSLKFGRQTGGEDADGASGYDAYWKNLSSSKAGDAVDREDEYDEYEAEDDDEDDNDEGGKDSGTETTDVFSNLNLGRTYASGYAHYEEPED